A single region of the Etheostoma cragini isolate CJK2018 chromosome 3, CSU_Ecrag_1.0, whole genome shotgun sequence genome encodes:
- the prx gene encoding neuroblast differentiation-associated protein AHNAK isoform X2, whose product MGTTEAKVDLQGPEIKGGKTEMPSIDISLPKGKSKGEVDIEGKGGKFKMPSCNIHLPKMKLSEGEVVLKGPEINGGKIEMPTVDISVPQGKEEGDLDIGGSEVKGGNFNMPSLDISLPKSKLLEGDMKLECPEIPNVDFSLPKANVEGNIELEGSDVSGDRFKMPAFDISFPKRKKKEGEVDIERPEVKGGTKFNMPSLSDISPPAMKSPSVDISIPKGKVEGDIETKGKREHFHIPSIDVSLPEIKSKRGDINIEGPEIKGGGIKMPTIDISTPQGSLEGDITVEGEGKEGKFSLPSVDITLPAVKYPEGDVNFQGPKVKGWKYEMPKVDLSLPKGKVQGDIDIDIRSGKDGNIEIPSYHTGLPKGKFKGPELKGGKIHMPDIDLSLPKGKMEKPTIDISLSKGKLAGDVDIDGHGGKGGKFHMPSLDISIPKIKAKGVEVKGDMSIPNIKSPEVDFSLEGPDVKGGKVNIPTVDISLPKGKVKGDINVEGLELKGGKFKMPKIDVSLPKVNLPEGDVKIKGPGIKGGKIEMPDIDLSLPKGKAKGEIDIGGHAGKGGKFHMPSVDISLPKLKAKGVDVSIEGPDLKGGKNNMPNIDLSLPKGNADLSIEGPEVKGGKFKMPKFDVSLPKMNLVEGSVKVEGPEMNTSGPEASGDLKMAGLKQDINPASLKVKGVDIETGGTEGPGASLKLPNVKLPTVDISAPRVDLDFGLTKPKGDDVEVELLKAEGGRPSSGGRFDLPDVSLKVPSLSLPRFGGKSKSGVLVISGPKGDVSLSAPHVEGEIRAPSVEFDGDGKVKVKKTKIKMPLFGVSKKHAEVSVSSPDVDVKVTKGEIGISKPEVNLGSPDDKSKYKVKFPKFKMSSPKGQLSEGEVDAKLEGNVEGKGGFHAPDVTVKLPKFSMAGFGSKEKELGKPSGYLESKAKVKMPSVELLLPAAKTPDNEVLLPKAEVDVSEADIRGYEGNLKIPKMPTIDVSIPKIDLDVSLPKVKHDAKVDEQGGKFKMPDIKIPDIDFSFPKGKTGEIDGGHIGVNAEGGKMKMSHMKMSDVDISLPKGKIEGPEMEIKGEGGKFKMPHFSMPSVDISLPKGKTEGPDIEMEGGTGGKFKMPHMKMPDVDISLPKGKIEGPEMEIKGQGGQFKMPHLSMPSVDISLPKGKIEGPEIEIEGGTGGKFKMPHMKMPSIDISLPKGKIEGPDVEIEGSTGGKLKMPHLKMPDVDISLPKGNIEGPEKKIKGDGGKFKMPHFSIPSVDISLPKGTIEGPDIEMEGGTGGKFKMPHAKMPKIDVSHPKGKIEVPDVEMEGGTGGKFKLPHWKMPDFYISLPKGKIEGPDTEIEGGTGGKFKMPKVDISLPKRKPSVEGPELDIGGHFKMPNVGISIPKGKESIDIPEEKMASDGGTIQLPHVNVPKVDISLPKGKSKAIEATAIEMEVTGGKFVGPHIKLPKEGVSVLKNKSGEGEINLSTAEAGGKVKVPQVPSLDLDIDVRLDKPKQDTEAHGEADLHVKGEHKALKLKMPTIDIKGPKGDLELDIGLNRGEGNKDRKKIELPDLDLNTTGTNSKVKGSKVKGTKFKIGMPKKKTGRDVTAEAKICKNCGDEEIGGKTKHRCMGKERFEYDVKLETHNGHKENKDRINIPVPEVTLPTKQGSAELGTGGEGSLSSSRGDSKVPRIPDIEFDITTSPDKYEDTTEKGKKIKIPKFGVALPSMSSPEGKINIFGPEIQYEGPKMPKVKKAVFVLVNPPQTGDHAACTGLQEKETTPGAEKEDVKVKMPKIKMKPSFGKPKDNAAALSFSPCKSGSFDVNLRGKGSTSSLNAEKDACPLKSSNGAKGTSSGKIKFPKVELTSPYGKMAAEGEDTEMSLKLGKDSSPGEVEGDTKGLQVQSGKMAVAGFSEELSKDVVSSRARTDMLDRDSSESPASFTMEFSSAKVQSWSKVESHSRESEERESSPWFKVPKFTLKPHSTGFLQITPEGSPQAQRKGEVGGEADVLGSFCLHTSGLDFTTQDVSEENQVCSTEDGTVTMVTKTTRITRHMVTSEAQTGESSATTTTTHQVSDFKH is encoded by the exons ATGGGAACAACCGAGGCTAAAGTTGACTTGCAAGGACCTGAGATTAAAGGAGGGAAAACAGAGATGCCATCAATAGATATTTCTCTACCAAAAGGTAAATCCAAGGGTGAGGTAGACATAGAGGGAAAGGGAGGCAAGTTCAAAATGCCTTCATGTAATATACATCTTCCAAAAATGAAGTTGTCTGAGGGAGAAGTTGTTTTGAAGGGACCTGAAATCAACGGTGGAAAGATTGAGATGCCTACTGTCGATATCTCTGTTCCCCAAGGAAAAGAAGAGGGAGATCTGGATATTGGTGGCAGTGAAGTGAAAGGAGGCAATTTCAACATGCCCTCTTTAGACATTTCTCTCCCAAAAAGTAAGCTACTTGAGGGAGACATGAAGCTAGAATGTCCTGAAATTCCAAATGTTGACTTTTCACTCCCCAAGGCAAATGTGGAGGGCAACATAGAGCTTGAGGGCAGTGATGTTAGCGGAGACAGGTTCAAGATGCCAGCTTTTGACATCTCATTcccaaagaggaaaaaaaaggagggagaggtTGATATTGAAAGACCTGAAGTCAAAGGAGGGACAAAGTTCAACATGCCATCactctctgacatctctcctcCCGCTATGAAATCACCCTCGGTTGATATCTCTATTCCAAAGGGAAAAGTAGAGGGTGACATAGAAACCAAAGGTAAAAGAGAACATTTTCATATTCCCTCAATTGATGTTTCTCTCcctgaaataaaatcaaaacgaGGTGACATCAACATTGAGGGACCAGAAATTAAAGGTGGTGGAATTAAAATGCCAACGATTGACATTTCAACCCCTCAAGGATCATTAGAAGGTGATATCACTGTCGAGGGTGAAGGAAAAGAAGGCAAGTTCAGCCTGCCGTCAGTAGACATCACCCTCCCTGCAGTAAAATACCCTGAAGGAGATGTGAATTTTCAAGGGCCGAAAGTTAAGGGTTGGAAATATGAAATGCCAAAAGTCGACCTCTCGCTTCCTAAAGGAAAAGTACAGGGAGACATTGATATCGACATTCGGTCTGGAAAAGATGGGAACATTGAAATACCATCCTATCATACAGGACTTCCTAAAGGAAAATTCAAAGGTCCTGAGCTTAAGGGAGGAAAAATCCACATGCCAGACATTGACTTGTCACTCCCCaaaggaaaaatggaaaagCCAACTATTGATATTTCACTTTCAAAAGGAAAACTAGCAGGAGATGTTGACATTGATGGGCATGGTGGTAAAGGAGGCAAGTTTCACATGCCTTCACTTGATATCTCTATTCCTAAAATCAAAGCAAAGGGAGTTGAAGTCAAAGGGGATATGTCAATCCCTAATATTAAGTCTCCAGAGGTAGATTTCAGCCTTGAGGGTCCTGATGTTAAAG GAGGAAAGGTCAACATACCAACTGTTGACATTTCACTTCCCAAAGGAAAAGTTAAGGGTGACATAAATGTTGAAGGTCTTGAGTTGAAAGGAGGGAAATTCAAAATGCCGAAAATTGATGTATCTC TGCCAAAAGTGAATCTCCCAGAGGgtgatgtcaaaataaaaggccCAGGCATCAAGGGAGGAAAGATTGAAATGCCAGACATTGACCTGTCACTACCCAAAGGAAAAGCAAAAGGAGAAATAGACATTGGCGGACATGCTGGAAAAGGAGGCAAGTTCCATATGCCCTCTGTTGATATTTCtcttccaaaattgaaagcAAAGGGAGTTGATGTCAGTATTGAAGGTCCTGACCTGAAGGGAGGAAAGAACAATATGCCAAACATTGACCTGTCACTCCCCAAAGGAAATGCTGATCTCAGTATTGAGGGTCCTGAGGTAAAAGGAGGCAAATTCAAAATGCCCAAATTTGATGTTTCACTTCCAAAGATGAACCTGGTGGAAGGCAGTGTCAAAGTGGAAGGCCCAGAGATGAACACCAGTGGCCCTGAAGCATCAGGAGATTTGAAGATGGCTGGTCTCAAACAAGATATTAATCCAGCCAGTTTAAAAGTTAAGGGTGTGGACATTGAGACAGGTGGTACAGAAGGCCCAGGTGCATCCCTCAAACTTCCCAATGTCAAATTACCAACAGTTGACATCTCAGCTCCAAGGGTGGATCTAGACTTTGGCCTCACCAAACCTAAAGGTGACGATGTGGAAGTGGAGCTCCTGAAAGCAGAGGGAGGCAGGCCTTCTTCAGGGGGGAGATTTGATCTACCTGATGTCTCCCTTAAAGTCCCAAGTTTATCTCTTCCCAGGTTTGGTGGAAAGTCCAAGAGTGGTGTTTTGGTGATATCTGGCCCCAAGGGGGATGTTTCCCTCAGTGCACCACATGTGGAAGGAGAGATTAGGGCACCATCAGTGGAGTTTGATGGGGATGGAAAggtcaaggtaaaaaaaactaaaatcaaaatgCCCTTATTTGGTGTATCCAAAAAGCATGCAGAAGTATCTGTGTCTTCTCCTGATGTGGatgttaaagtaacaaaaggGGAAATTGGCATTTCTAAGCCAGAAGTCAATCTTGGGAGCCCAGATGATAAATCAAAATACAAAGTGAAATttccaaagtttaaaatgtcatcaccAAAAGGTCAACTCTCAGAAGGAGAGGTTGATGCAAAACTAGAGGGAAATGTGGAAGGAAAAGGTGGCTTCCATGCACCTGACGTAACTGTCAAACTACCAAAATTCTCTATGGCAGGATTTGGCTCTAAAGAAAAAGAGTTAGGTAAGCCAAGTGGTTACCTTGAGTCTAAGGCCAAAGTTAAAATGCCCTCAGTTGAACTGTTGCTACCAGCAGCTAAAACACCAGATAATGAGGTTCTCCTCCCCAAAGCAGAGGTTGATGTCTCAGAGGCTGACATCAGAGGTTATGAGGGAAACCTCAAAATTCCCAAAATGCCAACAATTGATGTTTCCATTCCCAAAATAGACCTAGATGTGTCCCTGCCAAAAGTAAAGCATGATGCAAAGGTTGATGAACAAGGAGGAAAATTCAAGATGCCAGACATAAAGATACCTGACATTGACTTCTCCTTTCCTAAAGGTAAAACAGGTGAAATTGATGGAGGTCACATTGGAGTCAATGCAGAGGgaggaaaaatgaaaatgtctcaCATGAAAATGTCAGATGTTGACATCTCTCTACCTAAAGGAAAGATTGAAGGTCCAGAGATGGAGATCAAAGGAGAAGGTGGAAAATTCAAAATGCCACATTTCAGCATGCCCTCTGTTGATATTTCACTGCCAAAAGGAAAGACTGAGGGTCCAGACATTGAAATGGAGGGAGGCACTGGAGGAAAATTCAAA ATGCCTCACATGAAAATGCCAGATGTTGACATTTCTCTACCTAAAGGAAAGATTGAGGGTCCAGAGATGGAGATCAAAGGACAAGGTGGACAATTCAAGATGCCACATCTCAGCATGCCCTCTGTTGATATTTCCCTTCCAAAAGGAAAGATTGAAGGTCCAGAGATTGAAATTGAGGGAGGTACTGGAGGAAAATTCAAAATGCCTCACATGAAAATGCCCAGCATCGACATCTCTCTACCTAAAGGAAAGATTGAAGGTCCAGATGTTGAAATTGAGGGAAGTACTGGAGGAAAGTTGAAAATGCCTCACTTAAAAATGCCAGATGTTGACATCTCTCTGCCCAAAGGGAACATTGAGGGCCCAGAGAAGAAGATCAAAGGAGACGGTGGAAAATTTAAGATGCCACATTTCAGCATACCCTCTGTTGATATTTCACTGCCAAAAGGAACGATTGAGGGTCCAGACATTGAAATGGAGGGAG GTACCGGAGGGAAGTTCAAAATGCCTCACGCGAAAATGCCCAAAATTGATGTCTCTCATCCCAAAGGAAAGATTGAAGTTCCAGATGTCGAAATGGAGGGAGGTACAGGAGGAAAGTTCAAATTGCCTCATTGGAAAATGCCAGATTTTTACATCTCTCTGCCCAAAGGAAAGATTGAAGGCCCAGACACTGAAATAGAGGGAGGCACA GGAGGAAAGTTCAAGATGCCAAAAGTGGACATATCTCTTCCAAAACGAAAACCTTCAGTTGAAGGTCCAGAGTTAGATATTGGGGGACACTTTAAAATGCCTAATGTGGGCATATCTATCCctaaaggaaaagaaagtatTGACATACCAGAGGAGAAAATGGCATCAGATGGAGGAACCATCCAACTGCCACATGTCAATGTGCCCAAAGTTGATATTTCACTTCCTAAAGGTAAAAGTAAAGCTATTGAAGCAACTGCTATAGAGATGGAAGTCACAGGAGGAAAGTTCGTAGGCCCACATATTAAACTTCCAAAGGAAGGTGTATCAGTGCTAAAGAATAAATCAGGTGAAGGGGAGATCAACTTATCAACAGCTGAGGCAGGAGGGAAAGTTAAAGTGCCACAGGTCCCATCACTAGATCTGGACATCGATGTGAGACTTGATAAACCTAAACAAGACACAGAGGCTCATGGGGAAGCTGATTTACATGTTAAGGGAGAGCACAAAGCTCTGAAACTCAAGATGCCAACAATAGATATCAAAGGTCCAAAAGGAGACCTGGAACTTGATATAGGACTTAATAGAGGAGAGGGCAATAAGGACAGGAAAAAAATTGAACTTCCTGACTTGGACCTCAACACAACAGGAACCAACAGCAAAGTAAAGGGGTCTAAAGTCAAAGGAACAAAATTCAAGATTGGAatgccaaaaaagaaaactggcaGAGACGTAACAGCCGaagcaaaaatatgcaaaaactGTGGTGATGAAGAGATAGGTGGTAAAACCAAACATAGATGCATGGGAAAAGAAAGATTTGAATATGATGTTAAACTTGAAACTCACAACGGACATAAAGAGAACAAAGATCGTATTAACATCCCAGTGCCAGAGGTTACATTACCAACCAAACAAGGTTCAGCGGAATTAGGAACCGGGGGGGAGGGTAGCCTCTCGTCATCCAGAGGAGATAGTAAAGTCCCCCGGATTCCAGACATAGAGTTTGATATTACTACATCACCTGATAAATATGAGGACACAacagaaaaagggaagaaaatcaAAATCCCAAAGTTTGGTGTCGCATTACCCTCCATGTCCTCTCCTGAGGGGaaaataaatatctttgggCCAGAAATTCAGTATGAGGGCCCTAAAATGCCCAAAGTAAAGAAAGCTGTTTTTGTCTTGGTAAATCCTCCTCAAACAGGTGACCATGCTGCATGCACAGGCCTCCAAGAAAAGGAGACAACACCTGGGGCTGAAAAAGAGGATGTCAAAGTGAAGATGCCCAAAATCAAAATGAAGCCAAGCTTTGGGAAGCCCAAAGACAACGCAGCCGCTTTGTCATTTTCTCCTTGCAAATCAGGGTCGTTTGATGTCAATCTAAGGGGCAAAGGTTCCACTTCAAGTCTAAATGCTGAAAAAGATGCATGTCCTCTCAAGTCCTCCAATGGCGCAAAAGGGACTTCCAGTGGCAAAATTAAATTTCCAAAGGTGGAGTTAACCTCTCCATATGGCAAGATGGCTGCAGAGGGGGAGGACACTGAAATGAGTTTGAAACTGGGAAAGGATTCATCACCAGGAGAAGTGGAGGGAGACACTAAAGGGCTTCAAGTACAATCAGGCAAGATGGCCGTCGCTGGTTTTAGTGAGGAGCTCTCAAAGGATGTGGTGTCATCTCGTGCCAGAACAGATATGCTGGACAGAGACAGCTCAGAGTCCCCTGCTAGTTTTACCATGGAGTTCAGCTCAGCAAAGGTCCAATCTTGGAGCAAGGTCGAGAGCCACAGCAGAGAGTCTGAAGAAAGAGAGTCTTCCCCCTGGTTCAAGGTCCCAAAGTTCACCCTGAAGCCACACTCCACAG gctTCCTTCAGATAACCCCGGAGGGTTCTCCTCAGGCCCAGCGGAAGGGGGAGGTGGGAGGTGAGGCCGACGTGTTAGGGTCTTTCTGCCTCCACACCTCAGGGCTTGACTTCACCACCCAGGACGTCTCTGAAGAGAACCAAGTCTGCTCCACCGAGGATGGAACTGTCACTATGGTTACTAAGACCACCAGGATCACCCGGCACATGGTTACCAGCGAAGCGCAAACAGGTGAATCTTCAGCAACCACGACGACAACACACCAAGTGTCGGACTTCAAGCACTGA